One genomic region from Streptomyces sp. NBC_00457 encodes:
- the aceB gene encoding malate synthase A has protein sequence MSAPAPSPLAIVDAEPLPRQEEVLTEAALAFVAELHRMFTPRRDELLARRAERRAEIARTSTLDFLPETAAIRADDSWKVAPSPAALNDRRVEITGPTDRKMTINALNSGAKVWLADFEDASAPTWENVVLGQLNLIDAYTRNIDFTDPNSGKSYALKAEDELATVVMRPRGWHLNERHLTAPDGSQVPGALVDFGLYFFHNAQRLLDLGKGPYFYLPKTESHLEARLWNDVFVFAQDFVGIPQGTIRATVLIETITAAYEMEEILYELRDHASGLNAGRWDYLFSIVKNFRDGGAKFVLPDRNAVTMTAPFMRAYTELLVRTCHKRGAHAIGGMAAFIPSRRDEEVNKVAFEKVKADKDREANDGFDGSWVAHPDLVPIAMASFDAVLGDKPNQKDQLREDVDVQAADLIAVDSLKAKPTYDGLVNAVQVGIRYIEAWLRGLGAVAIFNLMEDAATAEISRSQIWQWINAGVEFENGEKATPELARKVAAEELADIRAEIGEEAFAAGHWQQAHDLLLTVALDEDYADFLTLPAYERLKG, from the coding sequence ATGTCCGCACCAGCGCCGTCCCCGCTGGCCATCGTCGACGCCGAGCCCCTGCCCCGGCAGGAGGAGGTCCTCACCGAAGCGGCCCTCGCCTTCGTGGCCGAGCTGCACCGGATGTTCACGCCCCGGCGTGACGAGCTCCTCGCCCGCCGCGCGGAGCGCCGCGCCGAGATCGCCCGCACCTCCACGCTCGACTTCCTCCCCGAGACGGCCGCGATCCGCGCGGACGACTCCTGGAAGGTGGCCCCCTCCCCCGCGGCCCTGAACGACCGCCGCGTGGAGATCACCGGCCCCACCGACCGCAAGATGACCATCAACGCCCTCAACTCGGGCGCCAAGGTCTGGCTCGCCGACTTCGAGGACGCCTCCGCCCCGACGTGGGAGAACGTGGTCCTCGGCCAGCTCAACCTGATCGACGCCTATACCCGGAACATCGACTTCACCGACCCGAACTCCGGCAAGTCGTACGCCCTGAAGGCCGAGGACGAGCTCGCGACCGTCGTCATGCGCCCGCGCGGCTGGCACCTGAACGAGCGTCACCTCACCGCCCCGGACGGCAGCCAAGTCCCCGGCGCCCTCGTCGACTTCGGCCTCTACTTCTTCCACAACGCCCAGCGGCTGCTCGACCTCGGCAAGGGCCCGTACTTCTACCTCCCCAAGACGGAGTCGCACCTGGAGGCCCGCCTCTGGAACGACGTGTTCGTCTTCGCGCAGGACTTCGTCGGCATCCCCCAGGGCACCATCCGCGCCACCGTCCTGATCGAGACGATCACGGCCGCGTACGAGATGGAGGAGATCCTCTACGAACTCCGCGACCACGCCTCGGGGTTGAACGCGGGCCGCTGGGACTACCTGTTCTCCATCGTGAAGAACTTCCGTGACGGCGGGGCCAAGTTCGTGCTCCCGGACCGCAACGCGGTCACCATGACCGCCCCGTTCATGCGCGCGTACACCGAACTCCTCGTCCGCACCTGCCACAAGCGGGGCGCGCACGCGATCGGCGGCATGGCGGCGTTCATTCCGTCCCGCCGCGACGAGGAGGTCAACAAGGTCGCCTTCGAGAAGGTGAAGGCGGACAAGGACCGCGAGGCGAACGACGGCTTCGACGGCTCCTGGGTCGCCCACCCCGACCTCGTCCCGATCGCCATGGCCTCCTTCGACGCCGTCCTCGGCGACAAACCGAACCAGAAGGACCAGCTGCGCGAGGACGTGGACGTCCAGGCGGCCGACCTGATCGCGGTCGACTCGCTCAAGGCGAAGCCGACGTACGACGGTCTGGTCAACGCCGTCCAGGTCGGCATCCGTTACATCGAAGCCTGGCTTCGCGGCCTCGGCGCGGTCGCCATCTTCAACCTGATGGAGGACGCGGCCACCGCCGAGATCTCCCGCTCGCAGATCTGGCAGTGGATCAACGCCGGCGTCGAGTTCGAGAACGGCGAGAAGGCCACCCCGGAGCTGGCCCGCAAGGTCGCCGCCGAGGAACTGGCGGACATCCGCGCCGAGATCGGCGAGGAGGCCTTCGCGGCCGGGCACTGGCAGCAGGCCCACGACCTGCTGCTCACCGTCGCCCTCGACGAGGACTACGCGGACTTCCTGACGCTGCCCGCGTACGAGCGGCTCAAGGGCTGA